From Oryza sativa Japonica Group chromosome 4, ASM3414082v1, one genomic window encodes:
- the LOC112936051 gene encoding uncharacterized protein isoform X2, producing MTSSEQLMAPETAAMTVTTKLLAQELTKDLQVNSRRKFEKWDIAITTSEPNINTMLIAIVPGKERDYNAYSKDYMSSIVKQSCTNTRSCFRDGDIPSKISNYPMMFF from the exons ATGACCAGCAGCGAGCAACTCATGGCACCAgagacggcggcgatgacggtgaCTACTAAACTCTTGGCACAGGAGCTTACAAAGGATTTGCAG GTGAACTCGAGAAGAAAGTTCGAAAAATGGGACATTGCAATCACAACATCGGAACCTAATATCAACACTATGCTCATTGCCATAG TGCCAGGTAAAGAAAGGGACTACAATGCTTATTCAAAGGATTATATGTCTTCCATAGTGAAGCAGTCATGCACTAATACTAGAAGCTGCTTTAGAGATGGAGACATCCCGTCAAAAATCTCCAATTACCCAATGA TGTTTTTTTGA
- the LOC112936051 gene encoding uncharacterized protein isoform X1, translating to MTSSEQLMAPETAAMTVTTKLLAQELTKDLQVNSRRKFEKWDIAITTSEPNINTMLIAIVPGKERDYNAYSKDYMSSIVKQSCTNTRSCFRDGDIPSKISNYPMMLCLRIIYMTLINPPP from the exons ATGACCAGCAGCGAGCAACTCATGGCACCAgagacggcggcgatgacggtgaCTACTAAACTCTTGGCACAGGAGCTTACAAAGGATTTGCAG GTGAACTCGAGAAGAAAGTTCGAAAAATGGGACATTGCAATCACAACATCGGAACCTAATATCAACACTATGCTCATTGCCATAG TGCCAGGTAAAGAAAGGGACTACAATGCTTATTCAAAGGATTATATGTCTTCCATAGTGAAGCAGTCATGCACTAATACTAGAAGCTGCTTTAGAGATGGAGACATCCCGTCAAAAATCTCCAATTACCCAATGA TGTTGTGCCTGAGGATCATATACATGACTCTGATCAATCCTCCACCTTAG